A window from Onychostoma macrolepis isolate SWU-2019 chromosome 07, ASM1243209v1, whole genome shotgun sequence encodes these proteins:
- the LOC131543222 gene encoding uncharacterized protein LOC131543222 isoform X1: MEQRKIVLFGKTGDGKSSAGNTILGEKVFTTKASGSSVTDKCVRADGTLDGRKITVIDTPGVFDTNHDDMEIKSEILKALIDCAPGIDAFAMVLKVGRYTSQEKEVVQKFLDTFKDEHVLKHTVILFTFGDQLEDQTIEEFVKTSSPLQELVDKCGGHCHVIDNKYWNNCHSADKSNRVQVKNLLDTIDKMVKENGCYSNELLQMLEREIQEEMKMNKNLPPEEQRERAKKIVHEKIIEKITGALTGVMIGALLGASVALISVVAILQEIFPLLRSQVAAAVLGAGVVAVKTAAAGGAATAVKAAVAGGAAAVEAAVAGGAATAVEAVVAGGAAAVAGGAATAVEAAVAGGAAAVEAAVAGGAATAVEAVVAGGAAAVAGGATTAVEAVVAGGAAAVAGGATTAVEAVVAGGAAAVAGGATTAVEAVVAGGAAAVEAAVAGGATTAVEAAVAGGAAAVEAAVAGGAAETGAVAGGAGAAAGAGVSVGTISAGVLGVAAVLGAVGGGITGWKAAEEADSVRDAMNKAAMANYENAIAVVEKIQEFVTLTLKNNDNKKT, from the exons ATGGAAC AGAGAAAGATTGTGCTTTTTGGGAAAACAGGAGACGGCAAAAGCAGTGCCGGGAATACAATTCTTGGAGAAAAGGTGTTCACCACTAAAGCTTCAGGTAGTTCTGTAACAGATAAATGTGTAAGAGCAGACGGGACGCTCGACGGAAGAAAGATCACAGTGATCGACACACCTGGAGTCTTTGACACAAATCATGATGATATGGAGATAAAATCTGAGATCCTCAAAGCTCTGATTGACTGCGCTCCAGGCATCGATGCTTTTGCCATGGTCCTAAAGGTTGGAAGATACACAAGTCAAGAAAAGGAGGTGGTACAGAAATTCCTTGACACATTCAAAGATGAACACGTCTTGAAACACACAGTGATCTTATTCACTTTTGGTGATCAACTAGAAGACCAAACCATTGAAGAATTTGTAAAGACCAGTTCACCGCTACAGGAGCTTGTTGATAAATGTGGAGGTCACTGTCACGTCATTGACAACAAATACTGGAACAACTGTCATTCAGCAGACAAGAGCAACAGAGTTCAGGTGAAAAATCTGCTGGACACCATCGACAAGATGGTGAAAGAGAACGGCTGCTACAGCAATGAGCTTCTTCAGATGTTGGAGAGAGAAATTCAAgaggaaatgaaaatgaataagaaCTTGCCTCCAGAAGAGCAACGAGAAAGAGCAAAGAAAATTGTTCATGAAAAAATTATAGAGAAAATTACAGGAGCATTGACAGGGGTGATGATTGGTGCACTTCTGGGCGCAAGTGTTGCATTAATTTCAGTTGTGGCTATATTACAAGAAATTTTTCCACTGTTAAGGTCCCAGGTAGCAGCTGCAGTTTTGGGTGCAGGAGTAGTGGCAGTTAAAACAGCAGCGGCAGGTGGAGCAGCAACAGCTGTCAAGGCTGCAGTCGCAGGAGGAGCAGCTGCAGTTGAAGCTGCAGTCGCAGGTGGAGCAGCAACAGCTGTCGAGGCTGTGGTTGCAGGAGGAGCAGCTGCAGTCGCAGGTGGAGCAGCAACAGCTGTCGAGGCTGCAGTCGCAGGAGGAGCAGCTGCAGTTGAAGCTGCAGTCGCAGGTGGAGCAGCAACAGCTGTCGAGGCTGTGGTTGCAGGAGGAGCAGCTGCAGTCGCAGGTGGAGCAACAACAGCTGTCGAGGCTGTGGTTGCAGGAGGAGCAGCTGCAGTCGCAGGTGGAGCAACAACAGCTGTCGAGGCTGTGGTTGCAGGAGGAGCAGCTGCAGTCGCAGGTGGAGCAACAACAGCTGTCGAGGCTGTGGTTGCAGGAGGAGCAGCTGCAGTTGAAGCTGCAGTCGCAGGTGGAGCAACAACAGCTGTCGAGGCTGCGGTCGCAGGAGGAGCAGCTGCAGTTGAAGCTGCAGTCGCAGGAGGTGCAGCAGAAACAGGAGCAGTGGCTGGAGGTGCAGGAGCAGCAGCGGGTGCAGGGGTTAGTGTAGGTACGATCTCTGCAGGTGTTCTTGGAGTCGCAGCTGTTTTAGGAGCTGTTGGAGGAGGAATCACTGGATGGAAAGCGGCAGAAGAAGCTGATTCAGTGCGTGACGCAATGAACAAGGCAGCAATGGCTAACTATGAGAATGCAATAGCTGTGGTTGAGAAAATACAAGAATTTGTTAcacttactttaaaaaataatgataataaaaaaacataa
- the LOC131543222 gene encoding uncharacterized protein LOC131543222 isoform X2, which produces MEQRKIVLFGKTGDGKSSAGNTILGEKVFTTKASGSSVTDKCVRADGTLDGRKITVIDTPGVFDTNHDDMEIKSEILKALIDCAPGIDAFAMVLKVGRYTSQEKEVVQKFLDTFKDEHVLKHTVILFTFGDQLEDQTIEEFVKTSSPLQELVDKCGGHCHVIDNKYWNNCHSADKSNRVQVKNLLDTIDKMVKENGCYSNELLQMLEREIQEEMKMNKNLPPEEQRERAKKIVHEKIIEKITGALTGVMIGALLGASVALISVVAILQEIFPLLRSQVAAAVLGAGVVAVKTAAAGGAATAVKAAVAGGAAAVEAAVAGGAATAVEAAVAGGAAAVEAAVAGGAATAVEAVVAGGAAAVAGGATTAVEAVVAGGAAAVAGGATTAVEAVVAGGAAAVAGGATTAVEAVVAGGAAAVEAAVAGGATTAVEAAVAGGAAAVEAAVAGGAAETGAVAGGAGAAAGAGVSVGTISAGVLGVAAVLGAVGGGITGWKAAEEADSVRDAMNKAAMANYENAIAVVEKIQEFVTLTLKNNDNKKT; this is translated from the exons ATGGAAC AGAGAAAGATTGTGCTTTTTGGGAAAACAGGAGACGGCAAAAGCAGTGCCGGGAATACAATTCTTGGAGAAAAGGTGTTCACCACTAAAGCTTCAGGTAGTTCTGTAACAGATAAATGTGTAAGAGCAGACGGGACGCTCGACGGAAGAAAGATCACAGTGATCGACACACCTGGAGTCTTTGACACAAATCATGATGATATGGAGATAAAATCTGAGATCCTCAAAGCTCTGATTGACTGCGCTCCAGGCATCGATGCTTTTGCCATGGTCCTAAAGGTTGGAAGATACACAAGTCAAGAAAAGGAGGTGGTACAGAAATTCCTTGACACATTCAAAGATGAACACGTCTTGAAACACACAGTGATCTTATTCACTTTTGGTGATCAACTAGAAGACCAAACCATTGAAGAATTTGTAAAGACCAGTTCACCGCTACAGGAGCTTGTTGATAAATGTGGAGGTCACTGTCACGTCATTGACAACAAATACTGGAACAACTGTCATTCAGCAGACAAGAGCAACAGAGTTCAGGTGAAAAATCTGCTGGACACCATCGACAAGATGGTGAAAGAGAACGGCTGCTACAGCAATGAGCTTCTTCAGATGTTGGAGAGAGAAATTCAAgaggaaatgaaaatgaataagaaCTTGCCTCCAGAAGAGCAACGAGAAAGAGCAAAGAAAATTGTTCATGAAAAAATTATAGAGAAAATTACAGGAGCATTGACAGGGGTGATGATTGGTGCACTTCTGGGCGCAAGTGTTGCATTAATTTCAGTTGTGGCTATATTACAAGAAATTTTTCCACTGTTAAGGTCCCAGGTAGCAGCTGCAGTTTTGGGTGCAGGAGTAGTGGCAGTTAAAACAGCAGCGGCAGGTGGAGCAGCAACAGCTGTCAAGGCTGCAGTCGCAGGAGGAGCAGCTGCAGTTGAAGCTGCAGTCGCAG GTGGAGCAGCAACAGCTGTCGAGGCTGCAGTCGCAGGAGGAGCAGCTGCAGTTGAAGCTGCAGTCGCAGGTGGAGCAGCAACAGCTGTCGAGGCTGTGGTTGCAGGAGGAGCAGCTGCAGTCGCAGGTGGAGCAACAACAGCTGTCGAGGCTGTGGTTGCAGGAGGAGCAGCTGCAGTCGCAGGTGGAGCAACAACAGCTGTCGAGGCTGTGGTTGCAGGAGGAGCAGCTGCAGTCGCAGGTGGAGCAACAACAGCTGTCGAGGCTGTGGTTGCAGGAGGAGCAGCTGCAGTTGAAGCTGCAGTCGCAGGTGGAGCAACAACAGCTGTCGAGGCTGCGGTCGCAGGAGGAGCAGCTGCAGTTGAAGCTGCAGTCGCAGGAGGTGCAGCAGAAACAGGAGCAGTGGCTGGAGGTGCAGGAGCAGCAGCGGGTGCAGGGGTTAGTGTAGGTACGATCTCTGCAGGTGTTCTTGGAGTCGCAGCTGTTTTAGGAGCTGTTGGAGGAGGAATCACTGGATGGAAAGCGGCAGAAGAAGCTGATTCAGTGCGTGACGCAATGAACAAGGCAGCAATGGCTAACTATGAGAATGCAATAGCTGTGGTTGAGAAAATACAAGAATTTGTTAcacttactttaaaaaataatgataataaaaaaacataa